A stretch of DNA from SAR324 cluster bacterium:
TTTGACGCATGGCCGAAAATGCGGCCAACCCCTGATTTGTTATACAGTTTAAAAAAATAATTCATTACGGAATCATCTTCAAATGATCAATTCCTAATTTATTCATTGTCAGCGCAATTTTTGAAAGCACCCCTTATAAAGCTATTTTCCATAAGCGTTATGCTACTAAAGAATCCGCTAAAGGAGCAGACTTACTGCTTAGAATTATCTTGTCCACCGGTATATTTTCCTATAGAGTGGCCCCCTCTCGGGAGACTTGCCTTGATGAAACGCTTTGAATGAAGAATTTCTTCAATCAAATCAGCATTCGATGCACTTCCGGTGTAGATCATTTTAGACAGTGGTTCAAATCTGCTTATCCTGATTTCTGGCAACGTGGAAACATGTAGGCTAGACAGGATCAACTCTAACGGGGTTAGTGACACATGACACGAGAAATTAAAAAAGTGGTACTTTTGGGTGCAAACGGAACCATGGGTTTTGGTAGCGGGACATTGTTTACCGGAGCCGATTGCGAGGTGCATTTTCTGGCACGAACCAAAGCCAAGGCGGAAGAAGGTCTGATTGCGGCCAAGAAATTGGTGCGATCCAACACCGTCGGCAATAAGGTGACATTGGGATCATACGATAAAGATCTGGAAAAAAGTGTGGCTAATGCTGATTTGATTTTTGAAGCGGTTGCTGAAGATTTCCAGATCAAAAGTGAATTTTATGAAAAAATCGATCAATGCCGTCGACCGGATTCCATTGTAGCGACGGTTTCATCAGGTCTTTCCATCACAAAACTTGCGGAACCCCGCAGTAAATCATTCCAAAAACACTTTTTGGGACTCCACTATTTCAATCCCCCCCATGTGATTACGGGAACAGAAATTATCCTGGGTAAGGAAACAGATCCGACTCTGATTGATTTTCTGATAGATTGGTGTGCTAAAAACCAACAGCGAGTGATGGTCAAAACCTTTGATCGTCCAGGTTTTGCAGGCAACCGTGTGGGTTTTAAAGTCTTGAACGAAGTCGCTCAACTGGCTGAAAAATATGGCCCGGCTTATATGGATGCCATTATCGGCCCTTATACAGGACGAGCCATGGCTCCTCTGGCAACCATCGATCTAGTGGGATGGGATGTTCACCGGGCAATTGTGGATAACGTGATCGATAATGTCACTTCAGAATCGGATGAGGC
This window harbors:
- a CDS encoding 3-hydroxyacyl-CoA dehydrogenase family protein, translating into MTREIKKVVLLGANGTMGFGSGTLFTGADCEVHFLARTKAKAEEGLIAAKKLVRSNTVGNKVTLGSYDKDLEKSVANADLIFEAVAEDFQIKSEFYEKIDQCRRPDSIVATVSSGLSITKLAEPRSKSFQKHFLGLHYFNPPHVITGTEIILGKETDPTLIDFLIDWCAKNQQRVMVKTFDRPGFAGNRVGFKVLNEVAQLAEKYGPAYMDAIIGPYTGRAMAPLATIDLVGWDVHRAIVDNVIDNVTSESDEAFATYHMPEYMRDLLEDGTLGNKSGKGFFKRVEKEKFVLDIATGDYVPVSSVSVPKPAFIKEMKFLHNVGKYKEAMKIFAEAEGPEALIAQKVIGGYISYSFHRVGEVTEDITAIDMIMGMGFNWAPPSVLVDTIGLKETVAMMEKAKVLVPLALSKALSKNSKKPFFNHPQVNIGKFFVAK